The Aerococcus christensenii genome segment ATACTGCAATTCTTTTAAAACAAAGTTAGGAACAAGTAAGGTTCCTTCAATCACTCCAGTTTTAATAACATCTAGAATCCGACCATCAATAATAACAGATGTATCCAAAATTTTATATGGATGAAAATTCGTGACCTTTCCTTCTAAAGAAAAAGAACTAGGAACCACAGCTGGTAATTGAGAATTTCCTTTTCCTTTGCTCTCTTTTTCTCTGTCTTTAAAATTGAAAGCCCGTATATTCTTAAAGAAAATCAAAATATCTTCTCGTTTTAGTCGGGCAACGCAATATCCTAAAAAAGCTAAAATAATTGCATTTACAATCGGTAAAATATTAGAAATGATTGGAATATCCAAAGCCGTTAACGGCACATTAACTAATAAAGCTAAAATCAAACCGACAATAATTCCTAAACAAGAAAGAAGAATATTAGAAACAGATAAATTCTGAATATCCTTCTCCAGCTGACAGACAAATCGTTCTTGCATGGGTTGAAAAAATGGAATAAGAACAAAGAAAATAAGTGCACCCAATAAACTATTCACCCAGGCACTTTTAAAAAAAGTGTTTTCTATATTACACCAGGTCCAAACTATGGGGAAAAAATAATATCCCAGGGCACTCCCAAGAAGTACCCAAAGTATATTCATTACTTGAACTCCTCGCTTTTCTTTTTGCATTCCTTTCACCTACCTTTCATTGATATAATATTTACTCTGCTACCGTGGGAAAACGACCTGAAGAACCTGCTTTAAAGTCTTCGCTCCCAAGACTTCGATTCCTTTAGGTTTACGAAGTCCTTGACAATTTCCATAGGGGACAAAGATACGCTTAAAGCCTAATTTTTCAGCTTCAAGAATTCTTTCTTCAATACGAGAGACTCGCCGAAGCTCTCCAGTTAATCCGATTTCTCCAACAAAACAATCTGTTGGTTGCGTTTCTTTTTCAAAATAGGATGAAGCCACAGCCATTGCAATAGCTAAATCAATCGCCGGTTCATCCAGCTTCACACCTCCTGTTGATTTTAAATAAGCATCTTGATTTTGTAACATTAAATGAGCACGTTTTTCTAAAACAGCCATCAGTAAAGTCACGCGCGAATAGTCTAACCCTGAAGCCGTTCTTCTTGCATTTCCAAAAGCAGTTGGCGTTAATAAGGCTTGAATTTCAGTCAATATCGTGCGTGTCCCCTCTAAAGAAGCAACAACAGCTGACCCATTCGCACCCACTAAACGTTCCTCTAAGAAAAGCTGACTAGGATTTACAACTTCTTCTAATCCAGATTCTTTCATATCGAATACACCAATTTCATTGGTAGATCCAAATCGATTTTTGACAGCTCTTAATATTCTAAAAGTATTGTGCTTCTCACCTTCTAAGTAAAGAACGGTATCCACCATATGTTCAAGAATACGTGGGCCTGCAATATTTCCTTCTTTAGTCACATGCCCTACCACAAATACCGCAATATTATCTTTTTTAGCTATTCGCATCAATTCAGCCGTAGCTTCTCTCACTTGACTCACAGATCCTGCCAAAGATTCCGAGTGAGGATGCACCATGGTTTGAATAGAATCAATAATCACAAATTCCGGCTTAATCTCATCGATAGCTGATTGAATTAAGACCATGTCCGTTTCTGAATAGACATAGAATTGTGCCGAAGAATAACCCAATCGATCAGCCCTTAATTTAATTTGATGAACACTTTCTTCCCCTGAAACATACAAAACCACATGTTCCATTCGGCTGAGTTGTTCAGCAACTTGAAGCAAGAGGGTGGACTTCCCAATACCAGGATCCCCTCCAATAAGTACCAAAGAACCAGCGACTAAGCCGCCTCCTAATACCCGATTAAGTTCCTCTAATTTTGTTTGTACACGAGACTCTTCCTTCGCTGTCACTTGATGAAGACGTTGTGGCTTTTCTTTAGACAATGAATAGTGACTAGCCGATTGGATAGGTTGCCCCTGTATGACTTCTTCTTCTAACGTATTCCAAGCTTGACATTGAGGACATTTTCCATACCATTGTGGAGATTCATAACCACATGCTTGACAAGAATAGATCGTCTTTGCCTTTTTAGTCTTAGCCATCCCTATCCTCCTGCGTTCTCTTATTTTCCGGAAGATCCAAATCCTCCCGTGCGTTCTTTGAGTTCTTCTTGCTCATTTTCTATCGTTAAGTATTTTGTAAAAATTCCTTGAGCGATGCGCTCTCCCTTCTCTATTACAACATCTTCCAATCCAAAATTAATTAATTGAACATAAATATGACCTTCATTATTAGGATTATTATAATAATCACTGTCAATAATTCCTACACTATTAGGAAGCATTAACCGTCTTTTAAGGGGATTAGAAGAACGAGAAATCAATTGGAGATATTCATCTTCTGGTAAGCGACATTTTAAGCCAGTAGGTACCAAAGTTGGCTTAAGTACTTCGCTGTCAATTTCTTCTTTTCCACTAGCCATCGCTACTGCCGTTTTCCAATAAGAAGGCACAGTAATTGTTTCTGCCGCTTCAATATCATACCCTGCAGATGCTTTGGTCGCTCTTTTAGGGAGATGAATCCCTAGACCTTCATAAGCACCAACTACTTCAAAAGCTCGTTTACTCGTCATAAAAATCTTAGTCTCCTTTAAAAACAAGAAGTTATACTTTTATTTTAACATTTTCTTCTTCAATTTAAAACTCATCCTCCTAAGCTTAGTAAAAGCCTAAGAAAGCCCTTAAAAAATTTTTATCAAAAATATTTTCTCTCATCATTTCTAGGAAAAAAGCGATCCAAAAGATCGCTTCACTAAAAATGATTTTTTTACAAATCAACCTATTTACTCATCTATTAAATGAACACCTTTAAAAGGTTTACCACTTACAAAATAAACTTTTCCATCTGATGCTAATAACACGTCTTCTGTCATATT includes the following:
- the radA gene encoding DNA repair protein RadA encodes the protein MAKTKKAKTIYSCQACGYESPQWYGKCPQCQAWNTLEEEVIQGQPIQSASHYSLSKEKPQRLHQVTAKEESRVQTKLEELNRVLGGGLVAGSLVLIGGDPGIGKSTLLLQVAEQLSRMEHVVLYVSGEESVHQIKLRADRLGYSSAQFYVYSETDMVLIQSAIDEIKPEFVIIDSIQTMVHPHSESLAGSVSQVREATAELMRIAKKDNIAVFVVGHVTKEGNIAGPRILEHMVDTVLYLEGEKHNTFRILRAVKNRFGSTNEIGVFDMKESGLEEVVNPSQLFLEERLVGANGSAVVASLEGTRTILTEIQALLTPTAFGNARRTASGLDYSRVTLLMAVLEKRAHLMLQNQDAYLKSTGGVKLDEPAIDLAIAMAVASSYFEKETQPTDCFVGEIGLTGELRRVSRIEERILEAEKLGFKRIFVPYGNCQGLRKPKGIEVLGAKTLKQVLQVVFPR
- a CDS encoding dCTP deaminase/dUTPase family protein; translated protein: MTSKRAFEVVGAYEGLGIHLPKRATKASAGYDIEAAETITVPSYWKTAVAMASGKEEIDSEVLKPTLVPTGLKCRLPEDEYLQLISRSSNPLKRRLMLPNSVGIIDSDYYNNPNNEGHIYVQLINFGLEDVVIEKGERIAQGIFTKYLTIENEQEELKERTGGFGSSGK